One genomic segment of Isachenkonia alkalipeptolytica includes these proteins:
- a CDS encoding nucleotidyltransferase family protein has protein sequence MMNRNSNMQDLKNDRTAIIIAAGYSSRMKAFKPLLPLGEGTVLEYTLNTFLEAGISNILVVLGYQKEKIEPLLEKYNIPWVYNENYDQGMYSSVVAGVQALPSGSKGFFLLPVDIPLVKSSTIDALLKAYQQSGKNIIYPSHNKKKGHPPLISSYMYSKILAYDGSGGLKTLLKKYDREHGEYVNVKDEGVLLDIDYYEEYRQLVEKVNK, from the coding sequence ATGATGAATCGAAATAGCAACATGCAGGATTTAAAAAATGACAGGACGGCCATCATTATAGCCGCCGGTTACTCCAGCAGAATGAAAGCTTTTAAGCCTTTGTTGCCCCTGGGAGAAGGTACGGTGTTGGAATACACCCTGAATACTTTTCTAGAGGCGGGAATCAGTAATATTCTTGTGGTTTTAGGTTACCAAAAGGAAAAGATCGAACCCCTTTTAGAGAAGTATAATATTCCCTGGGTCTACAATGAAAACTATGATCAGGGAATGTACTCCTCGGTGGTGGCGGGAGTACAAGCGCTGCCTTCCGGGAGCAAAGGCTTTTTCCTATTGCCGGTGGATATCCCCTTAGTAAAAAGCAGTACCATAGATGCCCTCTTAAAGGCGTATCAGCAATCGGGAAAGAACATCATCTATCCTTCCCACAACAAAAAGAAGGGACATCCCCCCCTAATATCTTCTTATATGTATTCGAAAATCCTGGCCTATGACGGTAGCGGCGGACTGAAAACCCTGCTTAAAAAGTATGACCGGGAGCATGGAGAATATGTAAACGTGAAGGATGAAGGGGTGCTACTGGATATAGACTATTACGAAGAGTATCGGCAGCTGGTGGAAAAAGTGAATAAGTAG
- a CDS encoding Crp/Fnr family transcriptional regulator, translated as MFVTREEILRQMSKAFIFKDLSVSDCERILAKVQPETRSYEKNEVIFDEGDQVDYIGLICSGRMVSKRLDPDGKVSLQQILVPPNIIGFEVASTPSKRSPVRMRCLSEVTLLSFPYGKMVSEEDLLPKVHSYIKDQLITLLANENMRRMYKIELLTQRSLRKRVLMYLRFVSGKTGENSFTIPFDREQLAQYLNINRSSLCAELSKMEKEGLISYHKNKFTLKEDS; from the coding sequence TTGTTTGTAACGAGAGAAGAAATTTTAAGACAAATGTCGAAGGCTTTTATTTTTAAAGATCTTTCGGTATCCGATTGTGAGAGGATATTGGCAAAAGTACAACCGGAAACCCGCTCATATGAGAAAAATGAAGTGATCTTTGATGAAGGGGATCAGGTTGATTATATCGGGCTTATTTGCAGCGGGAGAATGGTTAGTAAAAGATTGGACCCCGACGGTAAGGTAAGCTTACAACAAATCCTGGTTCCTCCCAATATCATAGGGTTTGAAGTCGCCTCAACCCCTAGTAAAAGAAGTCCGGTTCGGATGAGATGTCTTTCGGAGGTAACGCTCTTAAGCTTTCCCTATGGGAAGATGGTATCCGAAGAAGATCTTTTACCTAAAGTTCATAGCTACATTAAGGATCAATTGATTACCCTATTGGCCAATGAAAATATGAGACGGATGTATAAAATCGAACTGTTGACCCAGCGGTCTTTAAGAAAACGGGTGTTGATGTACCTGCGCTTTGTTTCGGGAAAGACCGGAGAAAATTCATTTACCATACCTTTTGATCGGGAACAGCTGGCCCAGTACCTTAATATTAACAGAAGCAGTTTATGTGCGGAGCTTAGTAAAATGGAAAAAGAAGGTTTGATTTCCTATCATAAAAATAAGTTCACCCTAAAGGAAGATAGTTAA
- a CDS encoding FAD binding domain-containing protein has product MLSKFDYVKPKTLEEAVDFLGKHPKTKVLAGGTDLLVLLRRNLLNPDHILDIKGVEGLDRLEYTKGEGLYIGARVSVNEISESPMIQEKYRALFQAAGALASHQLRNRATLVGNICNASPGADLSSPLLVYNAKVHMVGPKGKKTLKIEEFFTGVKKNALEEGEIVTGISLPDVKEGDSSYFMKQSRVKGHDLATVGISLRRTGNKETFLGMAAVAPTPIRLHELEKELQNRELNEETAGWLKEEIKNHIKPISDVRSSMEYRNIASGALAKKIIMTMMKEGVE; this is encoded by the coding sequence ATGTTAAGTAAGTTTGATTACGTAAAACCGAAAACATTGGAAGAAGCTGTGGATTTCCTGGGAAAGCATCCCAAAACCAAAGTGTTAGCCGGAGGAACGGATTTACTGGTGCTTCTGCGCCGCAATCTGTTAAACCCCGATCATATTCTGGATATCAAAGGAGTTGAAGGGCTCGATAGGCTGGAATATACAAAGGGAGAAGGACTTTATATCGGTGCGAGGGTTTCGGTTAATGAGATTTCCGAATCCCCGATGATTCAGGAAAAATACCGTGCATTGTTCCAAGCAGCCGGTGCCCTGGCATCTCATCAGTTGAGAAACCGGGCGACCTTGGTGGGAAATATCTGTAATGCTTCACCGGGCGCGGATCTTTCCAGCCCTCTTTTGGTCTATAATGCCAAGGTTCATATGGTAGGACCGAAAGGAAAAAAAACGCTTAAAATTGAGGAGTTTTTCACGGGGGTTAAAAAAAATGCCCTGGAAGAGGGAGAGATTGTGACCGGTATCTCTTTACCTGATGTGAAGGAAGGGGATAGCAGCTACTTTATGAAACAATCTCGGGTAAAGGGACATGACCTTGCTACTGTAGGAATATCCCTACGGCGCACCGGGAATAAGGAAACCTTTCTGGGGATGGCAGCCGTGGCTCCCACACCGATTCGACTGCATGAACTGGAAAAGGAATTGCAAAATCGGGAGTTGAATGAGGAAACCGCCGGATGGTTAAAGGAAGAAATAAAAAATCATATCAAACCCATCTCCGATGTAAGATCCTCGATGGAATATCGTAATATTGCATCCGGTGCCTTGGCGAAAAAGATCATCATGACGATGATGAAAGAGGGGGTTGAATAA
- a CDS encoding winged helix-turn-helix domain-containing protein, whose protein sequence is MQAEMKIWFVENDKKIFGEGPYRLLKYVEEDGSLRKAAGRMEMSYSKAWSLIKLIEKELDIQLLNKSIGGQEGGGSKITEDALALMKKYEHVSKKMRKELEYFNRSMGQ, encoded by the coding sequence ATGCAGGCGGAAATGAAAATATGGTTTGTTGAAAATGATAAAAAAATTTTTGGAGAAGGTCCCTATCGATTGCTAAAATATGTGGAGGAAGACGGCTCCTTAAGAAAAGCCGCAGGCAGGATGGAAATGTCTTATAGTAAAGCCTGGTCTTTGATTAAGCTGATAGAAAAGGAGCTGGACATTCAATTACTGAATAAATCCATCGGCGGACAGGAAGGGGGAGGGTCGAAAATAACCGAGGATGCCCTAGCGCTGATGAAGAAATATGAGCATGTTTCTAAAAAAATGAGGAAAGAACTGGAATACTTTAATCGAAGCATGGGACAGTGA
- a CDS encoding aromatic acid exporter family protein: MKLMNSIKERVGLRVLKSGFAIIFAIYLATFLGLEHASTAGIFGILSILDTKRKTLKVAVRRFISAILGLFLSGLLFALLGYEIYVIGIIVVVFLPVAKKFDLESGFIINMVLATQLLGFGEVTTPIMLNQLGLVIIGLTTGLLMNMHIPYREKEIIRKQQVIEEDLRIMLEIFGYSLRNACPIGQDMDERMKSLIKNIKEGLRLSYRYIDNRYLSSEHYYVQYMLMRKKQFRTLEAMRTSLKKKIMTQMFADALSKICMDLSKEIHTDNDGVEAMKKLEDVKEYYRQLPLPETRKCFEDRAHLFVFLHHLENFIRIKMEFYQENQKEKPREMQEGYDSKELMNQYTKTTKG, from the coding sequence ATGAAGTTGATGAATTCGATTAAAGAGAGAGTCGGTTTAAGAGTATTAAAATCCGGTTTTGCCATTATTTTTGCTATTTATCTTGCTACATTTTTAGGACTGGAGCATGCTTCCACCGCAGGGATTTTCGGTATTTTATCCATTCTGGATACGAAACGTAAAACATTGAAAGTGGCCGTCAGAAGATTTATTTCCGCTATTCTAGGACTGTTTTTATCCGGACTGTTATTTGCACTTTTAGGTTATGAAATCTATGTCATCGGCATCATTGTGGTAGTCTTTCTTCCCGTGGCGAAAAAATTCGATTTGGAGTCGGGTTTTATTATTAATATGGTATTAGCTACTCAGCTGCTGGGCTTTGGAGAGGTAACCACCCCGATTATGTTAAATCAATTGGGGCTGGTGATCATTGGACTGACCACGGGTCTTTTAATGAATATGCATATACCTTATCGGGAAAAGGAAATTATTAGAAAACAGCAGGTAATTGAAGAGGATTTAAGAATCATGCTGGAAATATTCGGATACAGCTTAAGAAATGCCTGTCCCATTGGACAAGATATGGATGAACGGATGAAAAGTTTGATCAAAAATATCAAAGAAGGTCTGCGGCTTTCCTATCGATATATTGATAATCGTTATCTCAGTTCGGAGCATTACTATGTGCAGTACATGCTCATGAGAAAAAAACAATTCAGAACCTTGGAAGCCATGCGGACCAGCCTAAAGAAAAAAATCATGACTCAGATGTTTGCCGATGCCTTAAGTAAAATCTGTATGGATTTGTCCAAGGAGATCCACACTGATAATGACGGCGTGGAGGCTATGAAAAAGCTGGAAGATGTTAAGGAATACTACCGGCAGCTGCCCCTGCCCGAAACCCGTAAGTGTTTTGAAGACCGGGCACACCTTTTCGTATTTCTTCACCATTTAGAAAATTTCATACGGATTAAAATGGAATTTTATCAGGAAAATCAAAAGGAAAAACCTCGAGAAATGCAAGAAGGATATGATTCTAAAGAACTGATGAATCAATATACTAAGACTACTAAGGGATAA
- a CDS encoding (2Fe-2S)-binding protein, protein MCSKAKEKGNCLEYTDSGLPKIPIEFEVNGAGFEKKVDPTMTLLQLLHKELKLFGTKEGCGEGECGACSLIMNGNAVNSCLILAAEADGAKILTVEGLGRGNELSVLQQEFIKHDALQCGFCTPGMLMSARSLLDREPDPGEDEIKEAIEGNFCRCTGYVPIINAIRSAAKREREELK, encoded by the coding sequence ATGTGCAGTAAAGCGAAGGAAAAAGGAAATTGTTTGGAATACACGGACTCCGGTTTGCCTAAAATACCGATCGAATTTGAGGTGAACGGCGCTGGATTTGAAAAAAAAGTGGATCCCACCATGACACTGCTGCAGCTGCTTCATAAAGAGCTGAAGTTATTCGGTACCAAGGAAGGTTGCGGCGAGGGAGAATGTGGAGCCTGTTCCCTTATTATGAACGGAAATGCGGTGAACTCCTGTCTGATACTGGCGGCAGAAGCCGACGGTGCAAAGATACTCACGGTGGAAGGCCTGGGCCGGGGAAATGAACTTTCCGTTTTGCAACAGGAATTTATTAAACATGATGCACTGCAGTGCGGATTTTGTACGCCGGGGATGTTAATGTCTGCAAGGTCTCTTTTAGATCGGGAACCGGATCCCGGGGAGGATGAGATTAAAGAGGCGATTGAAGGAAACTTCTGTCGTTGCACGGGTTATGTTCCTATTATTAACGCGATTCGTTCAGCAGCAAAGCGGGAAAGAGAGGAGTTGAAATAA
- the modB gene encoding molybdate ABC transporter permease subunit, with the protein MINDFSPLWISLRTAGASTIITFLLGLIAAWYVTFYLKRFKGMVDSLFTLPMVLPPTVLGVFLLLIFGRNSGFGQVLHSIGIQIVFSWWATVIAAVVVSFPLMYKTTKGAFEQVDPNLFFAARTLGASEWRIFWKVMVPIAWPGIAAGTVLAFTRALGEFGATLMFAGNIPGKTQTIPMAIFFAVEGGQMDRAIVWVLLITLLTVVVMFMMNLWNNYQRNRFTKGAAGR; encoded by the coding sequence GTGATTAACGATTTTTCTCCCCTTTGGATTTCCCTGCGAACCGCCGGTGCTTCTACGATCATCACTTTTTTGTTGGGGCTGATTGCAGCCTGGTACGTTACCTTTTACCTGAAACGATTTAAGGGGATGGTGGACAGTCTGTTTACCTTGCCGATGGTGCTGCCGCCTACGGTTTTGGGGGTGTTTTTGCTGTTGATTTTCGGACGGAACAGCGGGTTCGGTCAGGTGCTTCACTCCATCGGGATCCAAATTGTGTTTTCCTGGTGGGCCACGGTCATTGCCGCAGTGGTGGTCTCATTTCCCTTGATGTATAAAACGACAAAAGGGGCCTTCGAGCAGGTGGATCCGAATCTGTTTTTCGCTGCCCGTACTTTAGGGGCTTCCGAGTGGCGGATTTTTTGGAAGGTGATGGTGCCCATTGCCTGGCCGGGGATTGCTGCGGGAACGGTGCTTGCCTTTACCCGGGCGTTGGGTGAGTTTGGAGCGACATTGATGTTTGCGGGAAATATTCCAGGGAAGACCCAGACCATTCCCATGGCGATTTTTTTTGCGGTGGAAGGCGGGCAGATGGACCGGGCAATTGTTTGGGTGTTACTAATTACTCTGTTGACGGTTGTTGTAATGTTTATGATGAATCTTTGGAACAATTATCAAAGAAATCGATTTACTAAGGGGGCAGCGGGTAGATGA
- a CDS encoding methyl-accepting chemotaxis protein codes for MTIKKKSFILLIFIIVAAGVNFFMYNMVGEALPLILQGLMFFGGNAVILIGYNAFMDRRRNKELQEVTEILKGYSEGNFLSDSTRIKKEDSFAKELREAIPNLEETMKSLLYQVLLSEVQLKSFSGQLKDVASINLEAMEGIYQNIERINQDLHKSANEAEENASISQELLGTNIETLENTRTFKELTEESKQKILKNTQGIDHTLHEATGIESLMGKTTEEVDNLEKLLVLIGEMSQEIKGISEQTNLLSLNASIEAARSGSAGKGFAVVAQEVKKLAEESDETSVRIGEHLDQIQGSFKKLQQGAFTCAKQSVAIKTQSEGATKELSTIQKSMEEISDHINRISYSMEEQNTAIESLTTNVNSNAEFTGSLEKMMWEMKGKIEDQVDNEKKNIHHAKEILEVSNRFSDFTETMENQVDKELLKVAGKVSEMEAQGLITNDYLIKLSKETNISEFYIMNESGVTKYCNNPKGINFTIDNDPASQAYEFYQILENPDKEVVQKIQKRDIDGEYFKFAGVSKKNKPGIIQVGVNIKDLLNFKGLN; via the coding sequence ATGACAATCAAAAAGAAAAGCTTTATATTACTGATCTTTATTATAGTAGCCGCGGGGGTTAATTTTTTTATGTATAACATGGTAGGTGAGGCCCTGCCCCTCATTTTACAGGGATTGATGTTTTTCGGGGGCAACGCCGTGATTCTCATCGGTTACAATGCCTTCATGGATAGAAGAAGGAATAAAGAATTGCAGGAAGTTACGGAAATTCTTAAAGGCTACAGTGAAGGGAATTTTTTGTCGGATTCCACAAGAATAAAAAAAGAGGATTCCTTTGCAAAAGAGCTTCGAGAAGCGATTCCGAATCTGGAAGAAACAATGAAAAGTTTACTCTATCAGGTCTTACTTTCGGAAGTCCAGCTTAAGAGTTTTTCCGGACAGTTAAAGGATGTGGCATCCATCAATCTTGAAGCTATGGAAGGCATTTATCAAAATATTGAAAGGATTAACCAGGACTTACATAAAAGTGCGAATGAGGCCGAAGAAAATGCATCGATTTCTCAAGAGCTGTTAGGAACGAATATTGAGACCTTAGAAAACACCAGGACATTTAAGGAATTAACCGAGGAATCCAAACAAAAAATATTGAAAAACACCCAGGGCATTGATCATACCTTGCATGAAGCAACGGGGATCGAATCTTTGATGGGGAAAACCACTGAAGAAGTGGATAATCTTGAAAAACTGCTGGTTTTGATTGGAGAAATGAGCCAGGAAATCAAAGGGATTTCTGAACAAACAAACCTTCTATCTTTAAATGCCTCTATTGAAGCTGCAAGAAGCGGCAGTGCAGGAAAAGGTTTTGCCGTGGTGGCCCAGGAGGTTAAAAAACTTGCGGAGGAAAGTGATGAGACCTCTGTACGGATCGGAGAGCATTTAGATCAAATACAAGGGAGCTTTAAGAAATTACAACAGGGAGCCTTTACCTGTGCAAAACAGTCGGTTGCGATAAAAACCCAAAGTGAAGGAGCCACGAAAGAACTCTCAACCATTCAAAAGTCCATGGAAGAAATATCCGATCATATTAACCGGATATCTTACAGCATGGAAGAGCAGAATACAGCGATTGAAAGTCTTACGACTAATGTCAACAGCAATGCGGAGTTTACCGGTAGCTTAGAGAAAATGATGTGGGAAATGAAAGGGAAAATTGAAGATCAAGTGGATAACGAAAAGAAAAACATCCATCATGCCAAGGAGATTCTAGAGGTGTCCAATCGATTTTCAGATTTTACCGAAACCATGGAAAATCAAGTGGATAAAGAATTGTTGAAGGTCGCGGGTAAAGTTTCGGAAATGGAAGCCCAAGGATTGATTACCAACGATTACTTAATAAAGCTTTCCAAAGAGACAAACATCTCGGAGTTTTATATTATGAATGAAAGCGGGGTTACAAAGTATTGTAATAATCCTAAGGGAATTAACTTTACCATCGATAACGATCCCGCATCTCAGGCCTATGAGTTTTATCAAATTCTTGAAAATCCCGACAAAGAAGTGGTTCAGAAGATACAAAAACGGGATATTGACGGGGAATACTTTAAATTTGCAGGAGTTTCCAAGAAGAATAAACCGGGCATCATTCAAGTGGGGGTGAATATTAAAGATCTGTTGAACTTCAAAGGACTGAACTAA
- a CDS encoding xanthine dehydrogenase family protein molybdopterin-binding subunit, translated as MSEKKLNHIGKGYDRAEAQEKVTGQATYVHDMEMPGMLYAKVLISPHAHAKIVSIDCSEAKKLKGVKAVVTGKEACQRVGLYMVDKNIMAGEKVRYQGEIVSAVVAETEAIAEEAVSLIQVEYKPLPIVDSLDEALEAKTLVHQNLHTYEYMEGVFFPKKDSNIASWNRTKKGDIKKGFEEADHIFEEEFSLPAVAHVPMETHVAIAQADPYSDKVKIWSSAQSPFAIRQLLAKSLGIAKADVNVIVPYVGGGFGGKAGVHLEPLVSVLSRAAGGRPVKLKMTREEEFNTLPTRAEMRASFKTGMTKDGKITAMEVYHDWDSGAYADYGVNVGKTAVYSGAGPYTVPNIELHSRTIYTNKVFSTAYRGFGHLETHWAVERHMDKIAQKLKIDPYDLRMKNLLRPGDTTISGELIYPTTGDPVSCLEAVSKEIGWTGRKTEEERKRELETGKVRGKGFAMLQKAPAMPSYTSTAAIMQMDEDGHVKVMLGAVDFGQGANTIMAQVAAEELRVPVKDVEVVWNVETDKHPYDWNTVASKYTFMGGNAVRKAARNMIQQMKEVAGQVLRCHPDELTHGEGYIYHVHQTHRRLSYVDLSMGYAYENGNGIGGPLIAHGIYMASGLTNPDPETGQGRPGLVWTFGAHAVDLEVDVETGEVDILKFVSAFDIGKVINKKMVDGQVYGGIVQGVGSAMMEGYTFDEERKLLNPYFGDNRIPSSKDIPREIKAIYIEEPETAQVDGPYGARGIGEHPMISVPSAIGNALYEALGINFHRLPFTPENVSLAIDKYLNNDESK; from the coding sequence ATGAGTGAAAAGAAACTTAATCATATCGGAAAAGGCTATGATCGGGCGGAAGCCCAGGAAAAGGTAACAGGGCAGGCAACATACGTACATGATATGGAAATGCCCGGAATGCTTTATGCCAAAGTCCTGATTTCACCTCATGCCCATGCAAAGATAGTATCCATTGATTGTTCCGAGGCGAAAAAACTGAAAGGGGTAAAGGCCGTTGTAACCGGAAAGGAAGCATGCCAGCGGGTCGGTCTCTATATGGTGGATAAAAACATCATGGCGGGGGAAAAGGTACGCTACCAGGGAGAAATTGTGTCTGCGGTTGTGGCAGAGACGGAAGCTATTGCAGAGGAAGCGGTCAGCCTTATCCAGGTAGAGTATAAGCCCTTGCCCATTGTAGACAGTCTGGATGAAGCCCTGGAGGCCAAAACCCTGGTGCATCAAAATCTTCACACCTATGAGTATATGGAAGGGGTGTTTTTCCCTAAAAAAGATAGCAATATTGCAAGTTGGAACCGGACGAAAAAGGGAGATATCAAGAAGGGCTTTGAAGAAGCAGACCATATTTTTGAAGAAGAATTCAGTCTGCCGGCGGTTGCCCATGTTCCCATGGAAACTCATGTGGCAATTGCTCAGGCGGATCCTTATTCCGATAAGGTTAAAATCTGGTCTTCCGCCCAGTCCCCCTTTGCTATACGCCAGCTTTTAGCAAAATCCTTAGGAATTGCGAAGGCCGATGTTAACGTCATCGTGCCCTATGTCGGCGGAGGTTTCGGCGGGAAAGCCGGTGTCCATCTTGAACCCTTGGTCAGCGTGTTATCCAGAGCCGCCGGAGGGCGTCCCGTGAAACTGAAGATGACCAGGGAAGAGGAATTCAACACCCTGCCAACCCGGGCGGAGATGCGGGCAAGCTTTAAGACCGGGATGACCAAAGACGGAAAAATTACGGCCATGGAGGTTTACCATGACTGGGATAGCGGAGCTTATGCGGACTACGGAGTCAATGTCGGGAAAACCGCTGTCTATTCCGGAGCCGGACCTTATACAGTGCCTAATATTGAACTGCATTCAAGAACGATCTATACCAACAAGGTGTTCAGTACCGCCTACCGGGGATTCGGTCACTTGGAAACCCACTGGGCCGTAGAGCGGCATATGGATAAAATCGCTCAAAAGTTAAAGATTGACCCTTATGATTTACGAATGAAAAATCTTTTACGACCGGGAGATACCACGATCAGTGGCGAGCTGATCTACCCTACAACGGGGGATCCAGTATCTTGTCTTGAGGCCGTTTCCAAGGAAATCGGATGGACAGGCCGAAAAACCGAGGAAGAGCGAAAGCGGGAGCTGGAAACCGGAAAGGTTAGAGGAAAAGGGTTTGCCATGCTTCAAAAAGCACCGGCAATGCCCAGTTACACTTCAACGGCGGCGATTATGCAAATGGATGAAGACGGTCACGTCAAGGTCATGCTTGGAGCTGTGGATTTTGGGCAGGGCGCTAATACTATAATGGCTCAGGTGGCAGCGGAGGAACTTCGGGTACCTGTCAAGGATGTAGAGGTGGTATGGAATGTGGAAACCGACAAGCATCCCTATGACTGGAACACCGTTGCATCAAAATATACCTTTATGGGCGGCAATGCGGTTCGTAAAGCAGCTCGAAACATGATTCAACAGATGAAAGAAGTAGCCGGACAGGTTCTTCGTTGTCATCCCGATGAACTTACCCACGGAGAGGGTTACATTTATCATGTACACCAAACCCATAGACGCTTATCCTACGTGGATCTTTCCATGGGATATGCTTATGAAAACGGAAATGGTATTGGCGGGCCGTTGATTGCCCATGGGATCTATATGGCCAGCGGACTTACCAATCCGGATCCTGAAACCGGTCAAGGTCGTCCGGGCTTAGTGTGGACTTTCGGGGCCCATGCTGTGGATCTGGAGGTGGATGTTGAAACCGGTGAGGTAGATATTCTTAAATTTGTATCCGCCTTTGATATTGGTAAGGTGATCAATAAAAAGATGGTGGACGGTCAAGTGTACGGAGGTATTGTGCAGGGCGTGGGTTCTGCTATGATGGAAGGCTATACCTTTGATGAGGAGAGAAAGCTCTTGAATCCTTATTTTGGGGACAATCGCATACCTTCATCCAAGGATATTCCCCGGGAAATCAAAGCGATATACATCGAGGAGCCCGAGACGGCTCAAGTAGACGGGCCTTATGGAGCAAGAGGGATTGGTGAACATCCGATGATTTCCGTACCTTCAGCCATCGGCAATGCCCTTTATGAAGCCTTGGGAATCAACTTCCATCGACTTCCCTTTACACCGGAAAACGTATCTTTAGCCATTGATAAGTATTTAAATAATGATGAATCGAAATAG
- the modA gene encoding molybdate ABC transporter substrate-binding protein produces MIQNTQKFLMIVMFLAVMILVACDSTGTEDNRVITLSVAGSLTPVIAEVEDAFYETDPDFEIRINYGSSGSLKQQILQGAEVDLFFFASLEHMEGLKEENLVEDDLLVYPLENRLMLITPKGQDLVQDFEDLLTEKIQRVAIGEPDSVPAGAYARESLMDYGVYEEIKESMIFGKDVRQVLTWVESGNVDAGLVFETDALSSENIRNVMPAHPDSHSAIRYPLGILKNTENIEEARILMDFLLGEEAKEIFESYGFTVNTDRQDVVQ; encoded by the coding sequence ATGATACAAAACACTCAAAAATTCTTAATGATAGTTATGTTTCTCGCTGTAATGATCCTAGTCGCTTGTGATTCTACCGGGACTGAAGATAATAGGGTAATCACTCTTTCCGTGGCGGGAAGTCTAACCCCGGTGATAGCGGAAGTGGAAGACGCCTTTTATGAGACAGATCCTGACTTTGAGATAAGAATCAATTACGGAAGTTCAGGGTCTCTTAAACAACAAATTCTACAAGGGGCGGAGGTGGACTTGTTTTTCTTTGCTTCTCTGGAACATATGGAGGGTTTGAAGGAAGAAAATTTGGTGGAGGATGATTTATTAGTATATCCGCTGGAAAATCGACTGATGCTCATTACACCGAAGGGGCAGGATCTTGTTCAGGATTTTGAGGATCTGTTAACAGAAAAGATACAGCGGGTGGCTATCGGGGAGCCTGACAGTGTGCCCGCCGGTGCCTATGCAAGAGAAAGTTTGATGGACTACGGTGTGTATGAGGAAATAAAGGAATCGATGATCTTTGGAAAAGATGTTAGACAAGTGCTTACCTGGGTGGAAAGCGGCAATGTGGATGCGGGTTTGGTGTTTGAAACCGATGCCCTTTCCTCTGAGAATATAAGAAACGTGATGCCGGCCCATCCCGACAGTCATTCTGCCATTCGCTATCCTCTTGGGATCTTAAAAAATACAGAGAACATCGAAGAAGCCCGTATTTTGATGGATTTTTTATTGGGAGAGGAAGCAAAAGAAATTTTTGAATCCTACGGATTTACCGTAAATACTGACAGACAGGACGTGGTACAGTGA